The Burkholderiales bacterium genome has a window encoding:
- a CDS encoding class I SAM-dependent DNA methyltransferase, with the protein MLTGEIRSKIDAVWNAFWTGGISNPIEVIEQITYLLFLRRLDELHTLEENRANRTRKPMAKRVFPQGSDEKGRSYEDFRWSRLRNLSAPEMYTVVAEHVFPWLRTLGGNGTTYSHHMKDARFTIPTPALLSKVVDLLDAVPMEDRDTKGDVYEYMLGKIATAGQNGQFRTPRHIIRLMVELTAPQPKDVICDPACGTAGFLVTAAETILAHHPKLLHDSKLAEHYHHGMFHGFDFDNTMLRIGSMNMLLHGIENPDIRYRDSLAQDHAGEEEKYTLVLANPPFAGSLDYQNTAKDLLQIVKTKKTELLFLALFLRLLKPGGRAAVIVPDGVLFGSSKAHKELRRKLVEEQKLDAVIKLPGGVFKPYAGVSTAILLFTKTNSGGTDYVWFYDVEADGWSLDDKRTPLLPEEKLGPVLRHSREGGNPSLTPEEHPKNNLPDVLARWTERNTSERDRPRTAQSFCVPKSGIAAQGYDLSLNRYKEAVHEPVEHRPPKEILAELAKLEEDIRRGMKDLEGMLA; encoded by the coding sequence ATGCTTACCGGCGAAATCCGATCCAAAATCGACGCCGTCTGGAACGCCTTCTGGACCGGCGGCATTTCCAATCCCATCGAAGTCATCGAGCAGATCACCTATCTGCTCTTCCTGCGGCGTCTCGACGAGCTGCACACGCTCGAAGAGAACAGGGCCAACCGCACCCGCAAACCGATGGCGAAGCGTGTCTTTCCGCAAGGCTCCGACGAAAAGGGGCGCTCCTACGAAGACTTTCGGTGGTCACGCTTGCGCAATCTCTCGGCCCCGGAGATGTATACCGTGGTCGCCGAGCACGTCTTCCCCTGGCTGAGAACGCTCGGCGGGAACGGCACCACGTATTCGCACCACATGAAGGATGCGCGCTTCACGATTCCCACGCCGGCGCTGCTCTCGAAAGTGGTCGATCTCCTCGACGCGGTGCCGATGGAGGACCGCGACACCAAGGGCGACGTATACGAATACATGCTCGGGAAGATCGCGACGGCGGGCCAGAACGGCCAGTTCAGGACGCCGCGCCACATCATCCGGCTCATGGTCGAGCTTACGGCGCCGCAGCCGAAAGACGTGATCTGCGACCCCGCCTGCGGCACGGCGGGATTTCTCGTCACGGCGGCGGAGACGATCCTCGCGCATCATCCGAAGCTCCTGCACGATTCGAAGCTCGCGGAGCACTACCACCACGGCATGTTCCACGGCTTCGATTTCGACAACACCATGCTGCGTATCGGCAGCATGAACATGCTGCTGCACGGCATCGAGAACCCGGACATCCGCTATCGCGACTCGCTCGCGCAGGACCACGCGGGCGAGGAGGAGAAGTACACGCTGGTGCTCGCGAATCCGCCGTTCGCCGGCAGCCTCGACTACCAGAACACCGCGAAAGACCTGCTCCAGATCGTCAAGACGAAGAAGACCGAGCTGCTGTTCCTCGCGCTCTTCCTGCGTCTTCTCAAGCCGGGCGGTCGCGCGGCGGTGATCGTGCCGGACGGCGTGCTGTTCGGGTCGAGCAAGGCGCACAAGGAACTGCGCCGCAAGCTCGTGGAGGAGCAGAAGCTCGACGCGGTGATCAAGCTGCCCGGCGGGGTGTTCAAACCCTACGCGGGTGTGTCTACGGCGATACTCTTGTTCACCAAGACGAACTCGGGCGGAACCGACTACGTCTGGTTTTATGACGTCGAAGCCGACGGCTGGAGCCTCGACGACAAGCGCACGCCGCTGCTGCCGGAAGAGAAGCTCGGGCCAGTACTTCGTCATTCCCGCGAAGGCGGGAATCCATCTTTAACACCTGAAGAACACCCCAAGAACAACCTCCCCGACGTGCTCGCGCGCTGGACCGAACGGAACACTAGCGAACGCGATCGCCCGCGTACGGCACAAAGCTTCTGCGTTCCTAAATCGGGCATTGCCGCGCAGGGCTATGACCTTTCACTCAACCGATACAAGGAGGCCGTGCATGAGCCGGTAGAGCACCGGCCACCGAAGGAGATACTCGCTGAGCTTGCGAAGCTCGAGGAGGACATCCGGCGCGGCATGAAGGACCTGGAGGGCATGCTGGCGTGA
- a CDS encoding restriction endonuclease subunit S, translating into MSRANTTDLVGAVVLVEKDHPNLLLSDKTLRLVPKRNVLHAPFLLYALRTASARAHIEQSATGTSFSMRNISQEKIAATPIPLPPIADQRRIAALLDKAIALRAKRLTGLAELDALSKSIFLDLFGDPGTNPKGWPVRSIGELCEVKGGKRLPKGEEYSRTPTPFRYIRVTDLKQGAVDESGLVYLKPEVQSKIARYVVNAGDVIISIAGSIGLTAPVPASLAGVNLTENAAKLVPRDRSTYNAEYLAHVLQAPAIQGQIGSNVGQVTIGKLALFRVEKVAIPLPPIDLQRDFVRRIGAVRKLKAIQVTALAQLDALFATLQHLAFRGEV; encoded by the coding sequence ATGTCTCGAGCAAACACCACCGATCTTGTCGGCGCAGTAGTGTTAGTTGAGAAAGATCATCCGAATCTTCTCCTTTCAGATAAGACGTTGCGTTTGGTGCCGAAGCGCAATGTATTGCATGCTCCATTTCTTCTTTACGCGCTCAGAACTGCCTCAGCGAGAGCTCACATTGAGCAGAGCGCGACCGGTACCAGCTTTTCTATGCGCAACATCTCGCAAGAAAAAATTGCGGCTACACCGATACCGCTCCCACCGATCGCAGACCAGCGACGCATTGCGGCACTCCTAGACAAGGCGATTGCGCTACGCGCCAAGCGTCTCACAGGGTTGGCGGAACTTGACGCGCTAAGTAAATCGATCTTTCTCGACTTGTTTGGAGATCCGGGCACGAACCCCAAAGGGTGGCCGGTGCGATCGATTGGAGAATTATGTGAGGTCAAAGGCGGGAAACGGCTTCCCAAGGGAGAGGAATATTCGCGAACGCCGACTCCGTTCCGCTACATTCGTGTCACGGACCTGAAGCAGGGTGCTGTAGATGAATCGGGTCTTGTCTATCTCAAACCTGAAGTCCAGTCGAAGATCGCGCGGTATGTGGTGAACGCAGGCGACGTAATCATTTCTATCGCTGGATCAATTGGTCTTACAGCTCCTGTGCCGGCTTCGCTTGCCGGCGTCAACTTGACCGAAAACGCTGCGAAGCTCGTCCCGCGTGACCGATCGACGTACAACGCGGAATACCTTGCGCATGTGTTGCAGGCGCCTGCTATACAGGGGCAAATTGGCTCTAATGTCGGGCAGGTGACGATCGGTAAACTGGCGTTATTTCGCGTGGAAAAAGTGGCTATTCCGTTGCCTCCCATCGATTTGCAGCGGGACTTTGTGCGTCGAATTGGCGCGGTGCGAAAGCTGAAGGCGATCCAAGTCACCGCATTGGCGCAGCTCGACGCGCTCTTCGCGACACTTCAACATCTTGCGTTCCGCGGCGAGGTCTGA